In Acidobacteriota bacterium, the sequence CGCCGACATCCTGCCGGAGTTCTCCGGCTGAGCGAGGACCCGACGATGAAAACGATCTTGATCACCGGCTCGACGGACGGAATCGGCCTGGAGACGGCGCGCCTGCTGGCCTCCCTCGGCCATCGCATCCTGCTTCACGGACGCGATTCATCGAAGCTGGCAGCCGTCCACGGCGAGCTGACGGCCGAAACCAGCGCGGGACAGATCGAGGCCTACCGCGCCGACCTGTCGCGCCTCCAGGAAGTCGATTCCTTGGCCGCGGCGGTCTCCGTCCAGCACGATCGCCTCGACGTCTTGATCAACAACGCCGGCGTCTACAACGCCCCTTCCGCGACCACCACGGGTGGCCTCGACGTGCGCTTCGCGGTCAACACCCTGGCCCCCTTCCGGCTCACCGGACTGCTGCTGCCGCGGCTCCCCACGACGGGAAGAGTGGTCAATCTGTCGTCCGCCGCCCAGGCGCCGGTGGACCTCCGAGCCCTCACCGGAAAAGTCGCCCTCTCGGCGGGCGCCGCCTATGCCCAGAGCAAGCTCGCTCTGACCATGTGGTGCCGGCACCTGGGACGCGAACTC encodes:
- a CDS encoding SDR family NAD(P)-dependent oxidoreductase; the encoded protein is MKTILITGSTDGIGLETARLLASLGHRILLHGRDSSKLAAVHGELTAETSAGQIEAYRADLSRLQEVDSLAAAVSVQHDRLDVLINNAGVYNAPSATTTGGLDVRFAVNTLAPFRLTGLLLPRLPTTGRVVNLSSAAQAPVDLRALTGKVALSAGAAYAQSKLALTMWCRHLGRELGPDGPAILAVNPGSLLATKMVHDAFGVAGGKVQKGAEILRRAALDADFGAATGQYFDNDSGRFADPHPDALDEAKVAAVVSALERLIAERGSQETG